In the genome of Raphanus sativus cultivar WK10039 chromosome 9, ASM80110v3, whole genome shotgun sequence, the window TATCGGATATCCGGAGTATTTTAAGATATCCAGATTCTTGTCTatgtttttactatttttatctgAATATTGGATTTTCGGATATCCAGATGTCGGATATCtttctaaaaattataatatccggcggatattaaaatatagatccttaaaataaataaaaataatactaaaatataaaaaattaaattaatttcaaaataagtatatataatatttttagttatatctatgtttactattacaaaatttatataaatttaaatatttattagtagagaaataaaaatataataaataaaattaattatatattcctatttttgaaataattatcaataaaactacggatccggatatccggattgaaAATTCAAGATATCCTAATTCGGATTTGGTTTAGACAAATCCAATATTTATTATTCGGATTCGGATTCAGATCCTGCCCCTCTGGATATCCGAATTTTCAAAATAGATCTGGATCGGATCTTGGATCGAATCCGAATTTCTGATAATAAATCTCAGACCTAATGAATAGTAGTACAAATCAATGATTAATTAATTAGACTAAGTCGTTGTAGCCGAAtacaatatgtttttttttggaatacagaatgtttcttttatataattggtaaaacaaaaacacagctgataaaaaaaaatatatatatatatatatatatatatatatatatatatatatatatatatatatatattctaaaattatctGCATACGAAAGTCTCATTGTATAAAACAAATTTACCAACAttgtaaaaaaaacacaaatttacCAACTAAATTATTTTAGGTTTGTGAAAATTTTATTTCCATAAGCAAATCAGTACTATATTTTCTTGGtggtagtatatatatttttcataccattatatatatatgtgtgtgtgtgtcagcAGGGACGACTTTGGACAGAGCCAAGTGAAACATGGGTTTGGACCCTATTTTTAAAGATCCCGTTTTCAAAATGTTatgtagttaattttttttaactttttatcattttatgtaAGGAAAAAATGTGCTAAAGAATGAAAAATTGATAATAACAAAACAGAACTGAGACCTATAGGATGTAAACAATTGTGCTTgatatttagcaaaaaaaaaaaaagaactgagACTACAATTAACGTAAAAGAcaaaatttattgtttaaacCTTTTACATTGACCTTTAACTTTGTTTCTTCCTCTTTCTCCATGAATCTTAAGCTTTTTTCTGGTCTATAATATTTGGGTAGGCTcccatttttttcttatttatgcCCTCACTTATTGTAAGAACACCCATGTGTCTGTGCTGTTAACTGCTTATCAAAGATTCCTAAAATATGCTGAACATCCATTTTTCAATTTCCACTTGTAAACATTGAcatgaatttaattttaaaattaattaatcagAATTATCATTTAAGTAATTCTGAAATCTGGTCATACTTACAATTTATACAATATGTTTCATAGTAACGTGTGTAATTGTATTCATTTATGCGTCCAACTACTTACTATATAAATGACAaataagtttaatatttttattaagtttctgCATATGCTTACAGTTTACCGTGCccgatctttttttttggtcatcaacaaaaacaaaactctcaTCTTGACTCGGAAAACCAAGCTGGTAACTCTGAATCCACCATGCCTGATCATCATTTATTTCATGCTTTTTAAAATCATTGCAACGAAATACACGCTCTGACTAGTGTAATATTAAAGCTAAGTAGTAATATGATTTGTAATTCGATGtaacttataataaaaattatatagtataaaaagtaaatttatgTTGTAagtttgtaataaaaataagagTTACTATTTTCTAAAAACTATTGACTGATAACATTTTTGACGTGCAAATTGCATTAtgaaaattctaataaaataaatgaatatataaacatataaataatcaaatatttattaaaaacaaataaactttAAGATAGTTcttgaaaaaaacatttagatatttaaaattatctaaataattattaaattaaaaaattcaatatatattattttcttaatattataatctaataataatatttattctaatatcaatgataaaataattaataagaacaATAACGTgacctttaaattaaaaaaaatctaataaacttttggattttgaaaataaCGTGATGCCACACTAACTTAGGGTCACATCAGAATtttgtgattgtttttttttgaataattaaatttaattagcgttaaaattttatatataattagttaaatttaaaagtttgaagaattcaaaaaaataagaacaagaAAGGTTATAAAAACCTTTGACTAACAAAAAATCAGGTAGAATATTTTGGCACAAAGAGTAGAAAATTCTAGTAACGTAAAGAAAGAGGAAAGGCGATGGCGACGAGGTCCTAGGGTTCGATGGGTTTTCGAGGGTGGGATCCGGGGAGACAAAGGATTAGAGGGGCGCATAATCTAACAGTTCTTGGTCGAGATGATGGGGCAACAAAGCAAAGGAAAGGAAAGGAAGATCTTATTCGAGGGTTTTATGGAAATAACGTAAAGTTTGTAATTGACATGGGTTGGGGCTTATTGCGACTTGTGGACAATATCGATCTATGGAGTCTATTGTCTTCATTTCGTGATTACAAGAAGTATCAAGGTATGAATCTCACTATTTTCACTAAGAAATCAGATTGTAGCCAGAGCTTGTCCATCGATATCTCATCTGCTCTTTGCAGATAAATGACAATTCTTCTGTAAGGTACAAATAGAAGAGTGTCAAACAATTCTCAGGATATTAGAGGAATGTGAGGCACTATCAGGTCaactaataaattttcaaaatatttcgaTTCAGTTACCGCAAAGCCCAACAATAAAAATCCCAAGGGAAGAGAAGCTCAGGACGACAGCTCATGGCAGACGCGTCAAACGCAAAACTAACTGGAAATAGAAGCAGATGACAGAAGCTCCAACAGGATATCCATCAGAAAACTAACCGGAACAGGAGACCCAAGAAAGAGCAAGAACAGAGATAATTCGAGATCGGTAAGCAACTGCAAAAGCGTTTCAGAGAGTTTCAATTCGATAAAACCAAGATGGAATCACCCGAAAGGGAAAAAATCTCAGCAATCAAAAAACATTCGAAGCAAAACTGAATTGAAAGAATATCAAAGAAAcagttgaaaagaaaaacaaaactttataaaaCCACCTGGATAAACTGGATGAAAACCACTGAAGTCCATCAGAAATGAGAGATGGATCTCAAAGTGATAGCCAGCCAAGAAGATGTTGTGAGAATCAGGGCGAAACcggaaaataatttaaaatatagtacgtattatatatattaaaaataattaggaggttaatttttttttaaaataatatagtcaCAAAAAttcttaatcttattttttaaaaaagtgggTTAACTAAAAGAGATAAAAgattttaataatgttaaatatttagttttatcatattataaaatcaCATATTATATTCAATAtaagtattaaaataaataaaataaaacttaataaaaataactttttgaaactaagtttaaataaattatatttttcttatagaaaAAACTAGGAAGAAAagcaaaacaaattataaaagcAATTTTACGTAAcaaaaatttagagaaaaagtGTTCTGTAAAAACAATGAGTAAGATATAATagtcttaaatatatatagtagtgtttagaaaatttaaaaaaaccaaaacacaCATTTTAGAGACTCGCACAAGGTTTGATGGGATTCTACAGATGGGAAGAAGAAAATCTGCTGGAGAGCATGGACAAACTTACCCTACCTAAGCAACTAGGAGGCCTAAGATTTAGAGATATCCAGTTGTTCAACCAAGCATTCCTAGGAAAAATCGTGTGGAGACTTATCACCAGACCTGACTCCTTGTTGGCTAAAGTCCTATTAGGGAAACACTGCCACAAAACACCTTTCCTCAAGGCCACGAACCTCTAATCCTCGTTACATGGCTGGAAAGGTATCTTTCACGGAAGAGACCTTCTCCTGACACATCTTGGGAAAACTATAGGCAATGGAGAGTCCATAAAGATATGGGCAGACTCATGGATCTGTCCGAAACTCGATGTAAAAGCCTTCGGACCAAGCCTTGAGCGAGACCAAGACCTGATGGTAGCGGACTTACTATCGAGGGAAAACAAGGAATGGAACAAGTCAATGGTAGAACAAATCCTCCCGGAGCTCTCATCCCGCACTCTCACCATCCGCCCCAGTATAAAAGGAACCCCAGACGCCTACATTTGGACACAACGAGAGTCAGGAATATACACAGCTAAGTCAGGTTACTTTTCAGCTCAAGTAGAAAAGATTCAATCGACTTCAGTACTCTTGAATCTAGAGCGATGTAATTggcaaaaatatatatggtcTCCTAAACTCCTtccaaaattcaaattttttcttTGGAAGTGTGCTCAAAACATTCTACCAACGGGAGGAAACTTAAGAAAACGAGGCCTTCTTGTCAACACGCTCTGTACTAGATGTGGAGAGGAGGAGTCAATCGAACATCTACTCTTCCATTGTAGTTTCGCAGAGGAAGTGTGGGGTATCTGCCCATGGTCAACCGCATTGGAACTCAATTCATATACTTTCTTCAAGACTGCTCTCCAGAACTCTATATCCAAGACGAACCTTCCACCAACGGGAACAAGCTCCAACCTTTTCCCCTGGATCTGCTGGCATATCTAGACCGCTCTCAACTAACTGATCTTTCAAAACAGAAACACAACCGCAAGAGAATTAACCACAAAGACAATAGCTTCACTAAAAGAATGGGATGGAGCTCAGGTTTTGAACCCGCTCACCTCTATCATTATATCCCCTGAGACATCTCCTCGACTCAACCCAACAGAAAACATCATCTGCAGCACCGACGCGGCGTGGGACTCTGATACCAAAACGGCAGGGCTGGCTTGGATCTTCACAGATCAGGCATCGACAGTGGTGGCTCGAGGATGCTCCTTCCAAGAGCATGTATCTTCTCCCCTCATGGCGGAAGCGCTATCAATCCGATCTGCCCTTGAGCACGTGGCATCCATCCATCCATCTCTCACATATCTGGCTTCGATCAGACTGCAAGGAGCTTGTACAAGCCATCGGCGATCTATAGAGCTCTATGGAGTTCTTGCAAACATTGAATCGTTAATCAGTTCATATTTTGCCTTTCTGCATGTTTCCTTCATTCCTAAAAATCTCAATTGGGTTTGCAGACACTTTTGCTAAAGCCTGCCTTTGTAACAAACTCTCTTTTTGGCTTAGCCTTTTGCTAAAGctcattttctaatatattcagttgttcaaaaaaaaagagactcaTTCTAGAGTTGAGTGGGGCACAATGTAGTCTTTTATCCAAAAGATCTAAACACTACATATACATATCCATATCAAAAGAGAATTATATCATTGAGCCTGGGGCACGTGCCACACCTGCTCAAACCGTGGATCCGCTTCTGATGAGAACCATTGCTTGCTAGAGGCAGAAACAGTGTTTTAAAAGCCACTGTTGCCAGAGGCGGAGTTCGAACATCTGGAAGCAATCGCCGGTGACTGATCCGACAAGAtattatctctctctctgtaaAAGATTTTgatgaaagaagagagagagagtcctGACACTAGGTTCTATGATAACATGAGACCCAGGGGTAGGGGCGTACAAGTGTAGTTCCAATAAACCTTGTTCCATTGCAGTCGAAATACAACGGTTGACACGGGCGGATTCATCCTTGTAACTCTTGGTCCTAACTCCACGACACAGAGAGAATGTCTTGATGGCGGGAGAGTTGCGTAGCAGagcaagtgtcttgtctacGAAATCAGAGAAGCGTTGTGAACctttttttgcttcttcttcgttGGGATAGACAACCTTCAACTCATCAAAACTAAGGCTGTCTACGAGAGACAGCAGATTCCTCCACCTCTTGGACAAAACCGATGTGGAAGCAGCCACTTTTGTCGGAACTAGAGACAGGATTTTGCCAAGTATCTCATCTGGCAAACTGCTGATTGAATCCCccatacaaaaatatatagacgTAGAACGCACAGCGTTCttataaccaaaaacaaaacagatgAAAAAAACCTAGTCGACGCGCAGTTTGAATACTAGTACATATATAGTTTCCAAATATCacgtttttttctatttttgtttgttatatatttttttctatctatcttattaaaacagaaacattctaacttcttctaggtagatttttaagttggacatcacattattattcttatcttaacctttcatttatttttttccttaaagAGTTTAATATCAAGCATGTGCCCTCTAACTCCACCGTAACTATCATTTTTACTTTCACATTTTTTACTATTCTTTCCTTGAACATTATTAACAAAACTCCTAATCTCCACCGTAATTTATTAACAAAACTCCTAAACTCCACCGTAAACTATTAACAAAgtatctattctttttttttttgaaaccacaAAGTATCTATTCTTTCGTTACAGTTTACtgacattatcatatttatatagtacaaatatattattaacaaagTATCTATTCTTTCGTTACAGTTTACtgacattatcatatttatatagtaaaaatataacaatCCCTCTCTTCTATTATATTCAAAGAATACaacaaatgtctccaatataaatattacatataaatattacacgagtCTGCATtcttacaattaaatatataaaagaattgaTGGatccaaataaatattaacaatgttattaaaaatataaacgagTCCGAAACGAGTCATTGTACAATTTTAATATCTTGGTCCAATTATCTCCCATAACAATggattcaattaaccaaataattgAGGAATATGTTTGAACCACATCGGTActtttttgaaactcaatactaaagatatcagaatatatttttccttgatgctcaaataatgaatatacattaaatataataacttGACGTATATTCTTATTTCAATAATAGATATATCAgtttattctttaaaaataatcgATTATGGGAAAGCCCCTTCACCAAGTTgtgaatatacactaaatagaataATTAAACGTATATTCTTATTTCAATAACATAAACATCAATTTAAACTTAAGATACTAAAATCCGATTGACAAGATATCATAAATATGGGAAACCTCTTTCTCCAagtttattttacttttacctaaaatctcggtgtCATGGGATtatgtatttatgtttttctaacTTAATAGGTAACTTGACGTATTTATGGGatttcaataacagaaacatcaatttaaatttaagaaGATCTCCGTGGCAATCAACTACGCACAATCAAATCTcggattttgtatttattgtaTCTAACTTAATAGGTAAGGGAATATTCATTTCCTCCCACCAAAATGTGTccataaaaaaatgaaaacaaacatttgTTTAACACATTAGAGTGCATCCTCGCTGAACTATCTATTGCCTTTGACGGTTTATGGATGTTTGATATTTGTTTAACGATTAGTTCATTATTATAAGGATTTGTGCTATACAAATAAATTGAAGTATAAATGGCTGGGCTTTGGTCCAGTTTCGGATGGGCTTAAGCCCATGTTTCAATATACcgaaaaaagtaaaagttaaaATCATATAACTTTCTTTTCTAATAATATATCACCAATCAAGCCATCTTGTATAATTTGCTTTTAAAAATGTAGATTTCATTCACtccaaaatatgatataatcctatttttaaatattaaaatactatttcCTCTATAACAAATAACACTcgaaaacattaaaattaaaatagaactCATTCTTCTATTACTTTTCCGAAAAAATTATAGAAGTGAATTGAAAATGATAAGAACATTAATAGAAATTGTATAACTTTTCTGCActtagatttattaaaaaaacacattgtcattttttaatttattgaatttttgcATACAAATTCATAATACTTTtctattaataaaaacaaattgaatctataaaaaaaatccgATTAATAcagtttcatttaaattattttaccaatataaaacatttatatatccGCACGGTTAATCTTTGTTGCTATGTTTTAAAGACAAATCAGAAACAATTCATGAGACATATCAGCACTACAATCGGAGAAAAACTCTGAAAATCtaacacaaaagaaaacaaaaataaatatagaataagACAAACTTctcgaaattatataaaactacatTATGTGAAAAAGACAAATCTCAAATTGTATTAACtactatagaatatatgttatgcgttaaaacaaattaaatcccgcccggtcgggcgggtcatgatctagtaatcatataaaattggatttctataatttattaattgatATTATATCAGATTTATCATAAAGATTAATTGTAATAATATCTGTCCATGAGAATCCTTATTTCCTTCATGATTTAGATGAGCTTCTCAGTTTTTTCTGCAGACTTTTTGTATAAGACTATTAGTCTAAGGTTTAACGTTTGATTACAATTATCATAAACCATCAATAAAATTACACATATTCCTGTTCAGAATCGAACCAGGGACCTTCAATTCGTTTTCATTTGTAAATGTATTGTGGGATAGAGAGGATTTATGAACAAAATGATCTAcaagagaaaaaatattataagcaAAGTTAGCTTGAGAAATCTGGTTACATGCTTATTGCTAAGTTTATATTCACTCTGTAACAATCTGTTCCCACCAAAAGAAAAAGCTGGATACAATACAAccaacaaaacaataaaaagacaaaaactgTGTATCTGCCTGTATATTATCAAGAAAAATCATTGGACTTGTGTAGCTCACCAGTTTGTTGTAACTCTACAACTTTCTCATATCTCACATCCTCTGTGAACCTCTTAGGGATGAAACAACGACCACCAAATCTCTGCTGCAAGAAAACCAAAACAGCGAAAAGGAAACCGACGCAGAGGATAATGACATCCCACGCAGTGGAGTAATAGTCCACTTTGTGGCTTGCATAGATGAACGACCAGTCGAGTATCTTCCCGTAGCTGTGACTTCTGTAGAGATCATAAGCATGAGGTAGCAACCGAACGAAGCTGTGTCCAACGTAAAACGAAGCGGCAAGAGACTTTGCATCCGAGTTGCTGAACCCAATGAAGAGTATCTGAGGGAGAAGGAAGGCGTCAAGCATCAAACCTCCGTAAGACTTCAGATCTTTCCACAGAGAAGGACGCTTGAAAGAGCGTTTCAACGTCACGGGACGGTACAAGAGGTTCCGTGACGACCGCGGCTTCCCTATGTACACCACTCTTTTAGGTGTTCTGTTACGGTTCACTAGCCAAGCTATCAATCCGCCTGAGATGTAGAGAGGCAAACACACGTAAGACACCATCTTCTCTGCGTTCCACACGTTGTCACGGTGCTGCTGCTGCTCCGGTGTTTTTCTAGCGCTCCAAGCTAGCTGGAGAAGACGGCACTCGAGTAAGAAAGCAATCATCGTCACTATCCTCACCACAATCTCCTTGGCTTCAAGCCATCTATCGTTCTCGAAGAACAAGCTCTCCTGGTTATTACCGCTTTTGAAGAGCTCTTCGAAGTTCAACAGAAGAGGAATCATGTGACCGAGCACGAGAAGCGTCAGCATTGTCACGGAGATGAAAGGAAGCGTTTCTTGATGCTTATTCATATGGTAAAGCTGCAACCCAACGAAGAGACACGAGAGCGTGTTGGATATTAAAACCATAGCAATCTCCAAAATGCATTCTCCAAACAGATTCTTTAGCTTGATGAACGTAGATGGACCTAGACACAACCTCCATATGTCCAACGTAAAGCGGATCTATCTTCTCCCGTGTGCTCTCTATTGCTCCTTTTAACCGGTCATCGCTTCTCGAATCAACCGGAgagaacttgaatctgatcgCGAGACTGCAATCCACCATAGCTTAACCGATTGACATCCAACCATACATAACTCACCTGTATCCCTATCATACGTTCCCTCTGCATAGATATCTCCACGAGATTCAGACACAGGATTCAAGAAACGGATCTTGTAAGTGATGTTGGTGAAGCTTTTGGTGACAACATTCACAGGGATTCCACTTACCCCAGCAGCACCTTGCCCACGAACCAAGAGATCACGGTACAGTCTATCTCCAATGAAGTAAGGGCTTGCACGAGCAGATCTCAACACATTGTCTCCTCCAGACACCGACATGACAAATCTCATGTCTGAAGTCTGAGCATCAGGGTAATGCTTCCCTTTGCTTTTGGACCGGCTCTCGCATAGCTTACTCACTCTCTCCCTCTCTGTATACTCATACCTCAGACCAGAGAAACGCGGGAAAAGGTTGAATTTCAACCCCGACAATCCATGTCGTGTGTTTTCATACCCAAACAAAGAAGCAGTGCATATACATACCTAaactaagatattttaaaaatttccaaccCGAACTTAGTTCCGTAATGTGAAATCCGACATTGACTAACGTTTTGTTAATTCACCGTTAAACCCTGCTTAATCAGATAATATGTGGCATATTGATTTAATCAAAGACAaatcaaaacgacgtcgtttgaTTCATTaatcaaaacgacgtcgtatTCAATTGggagaaaatcaaaattaaaaaccctaatctcctttgttcttcttcttcgactCACGACTCTCACTTCTCTTTCTCTCAGACCCGAACTCGAACCAGAGACAACAAAGCTAACCTACAAGGAGAGAGAGGTGAGAGTCGTGagtcgaagaagaagaacaaaggaGATTCgagtttttaattttgattttcccTCAATTGAatacgacgtcgttttgattAATGAGtcaaacgacgtcgttttgttttgtctttgattAAATCAATATGCCACATATTATCTGACTAAGCAGGGTTTAACGGTGAATTAACGAAACGTTAGCCAATGTCGGATTTCATCTAAGTTTGGGTTGAAACTTTTTCAAATATCTTATTTTGGGTATGTATATGCACTGCTTCTTTGTTTGGGTATGAAAACACACGACACGGATTGTCGGGGTTGAAATTCACTCTTTTCCAGAGAAACGCCACAACGGTTCGTTTACGCTCTTGAACTCGATTCTTGTTTTATTATCATCACTCCAAAGCTCCCCCAACTACCGGAGCCATGTTTTTAATCGACAAGGAAGCTGGAAACCTCAAACTCAACCTCAGCAAACAGTCACCAACAACAGCGTTACTCAAAGAATCAGTGAAATTCAAGATCCTGCACGCAGCGCCACAGAACCTGTTCCTCTCTACATCCCAACCTCCCTCCGCAACAAGAGTACTCCTCGGATCAAACTAAAACAGCCTCCGACGCTGCTAGCGTTACTCAACGACAAAACCACTCGCATCTTCTCACCATCAAACTAAAAGCTTTTTGAAACTACTAATTTTAGTTAATTGATCTTGGAATAGAAGagtcaaatataattataagtaatttttaaataattataagcAATTTATTCTATTAGAATAggaacatattatataaatattatgttcaactatatatttcattttttgaaaaagaaactatgtatttcatttatttaattattttctaaaattaaataaatattgaacacaaatttagtttaaaaaattaaatataaaagttgaactctaaaaaaaaaactgaaacaaaaaaaatacagacGAAGATCGCACAATCTATCTATTTAATTAATAGTGAGATAATTGAGACCGGCACATACCATACAGACCGACATCTTAAACCGGTATATAGAAAAGAACCGGTTGGTTATCTCTGGAATGTTTCTCTGTAGTCACAtaaactttttgttttcaaatccTTACAAAAAAACCCCCATAAACCCTTAAACAGCTTCGAGAAATTGTGTAAAGGCAAATCCAATGGCGGTTCTACACCGATTGTTTCGAGCAGCTCGCGTATGGCGCGGATCGCTCTCTCATCCTCCTCCTTCGCACCCACGTGGACGACCCGAGCTTCATCGATGTTTCCATCACGGTACGATTCACACCATTTCTTCTACTGTCTGATTCAAGAATCTGTAAATCTCTTACAAAATTTTGTGATGATCTTCTGATTCTTGATGCGTTTTCGAATGAATTCTTCTAAGAATGGCTACTGTTGAGAAATTTGAGAGCACGAGAAGCTATGATCCTTCC includes:
- the LOC108842842 gene encoding LOW QUALITY PROTEIN: uncharacterized protein LOC108842842 (The sequence of the model RefSeq protein was modified relative to this genomic sequence to represent the inferred CDS: inserted 2 bases in 2 codons; deleted 2 bases in 2 codons; substituted 1 base at 1 genomic stop codon); the encoded protein is MSVCMFDGEKMRVVLSLSNASSVGXLFXFDPRSTLVAEGGWDVERNRFCGAACRILNFTDSLSNAVVGDCLLRLSLRFPASLSIKNMAPVVGELWSDDNKTRIEFKSVNEPLWRFSGKEYEYTERERVSKLCESRSKSKGKHYPDAQTSDMRFVMSVSGGDNVLRSARASPYFIGDRLYRDLLVRGQGAAGVSGIPVNVVTKSFTNITYKIRFLNPVSESRGDIYAEGTYDRDTGELCMVGCQSVKLXVDCSLAIRFKFSPVDSRSDDRLKGAIESTREKIDPLYVGHMEVVSRSIYVHQAKESVWRMHLEIAMVLISNTLSCLFVGLQLYHMNKHQETLPFISVTMLTLLVLGHMIPLLLNFEELFKSGNNQESLFFENDRWLEAKEIVVRIVTMIAFLLECRLLQLAWSARKTPEQQQHRDNVWNAEKMVSYVCLPLYISGGLIAWLVNRNRTPKRVVYIGKPRSSRNLLYRPVTLKRSFKRPSLWKDLKSYGGLMLDAFLLPQILFIGFSNSDAKSLAASFYVGHSFVRLLPHAYDLYRSHSYGKILDWSFIYASHKVDYYSTAWDVIILCVGFLFAVLVFLQQRFGGRCFIPKRFTEDVRYEKVVELQQTGELHKSNDFS